From a region of the Halolamina sp. CBA1230 genome:
- a CDS encoding helix-hairpin-helix domain-containing protein, whose translation MTRLLEHLMADVDGEERRSVDAPTDLKFVGPATADAITAAGFSAQGVADKEVSYRMLTEAGVNPGVAAKIRRHHSLPWSFDNDGDLDRRSEQVRGLKDDEAEWVASSHGEESEVETVHADEETDEEAAWIEQSTNETEPTDETEATDDGTDEEAAWVDQSATAPETPEEPDESDGKAAWVADASTTADGSGDPMAAEAAWRERSKPTPLTEISGVGESYADRLAEAGVTSIRSLATASPELLSDVTGISEQRLRRWHREASELAD comes from the coding sequence GTGACCCGCCTGCTCGAGCACCTGATGGCCGACGTCGACGGCGAGGAGCGCCGTTCGGTCGACGCGCCGACCGACCTGAAGTTCGTCGGTCCGGCGACGGCCGACGCCATCACGGCGGCCGGCTTCTCGGCGCAGGGCGTCGCCGACAAGGAGGTGTCCTACCGGATGCTGACCGAAGCGGGCGTCAACCCCGGCGTGGCCGCGAAGATCCGCCGCCACCACTCGCTGCCGTGGTCGTTCGACAACGACGGCGATCTCGACCGCCGGTCCGAGCAGGTCCGGGGGCTCAAAGACGACGAGGCCGAGTGGGTCGCCTCCAGCCACGGGGAGGAGAGCGAGGTCGAGACGGTCCACGCCGACGAGGAGACGGACGAAGAGGCGGCGTGGATCGAGCAGTCGACCAACGAAACCGAACCGACGGACGAGACGGAAGCGACCGATGATGGGACGGACGAGGAGGCCGCGTGGGTCGACCAGTCGGCCACCGCCCCCGAAACGCCGGAGGAGCCGGACGAGTCGGACGGGAAGGCGGCGTGGGTGGCGGACGCCTCGACTACTGCCGACGGGAGCGGCGACCCGATGGCAGCCGAGGCCGCGTGGCGCGAGCGATCGAAGCCGACGCCGCTGACCGAGATCTCGGGCGTCGGCGAGAGCTACGCCGACCGGCTGGCGGAGGCGGGCGTCACCTCGATTCGTTCGCTCGCGACCGCCAGCCCCGAACTGCTGTCGGACGTGACCGGCATCTCCGAACAGCGCCTGCGGCGCTGGCACCGCGAGGCGAGCGAACTGGCGGACTGA